In Marivirga salinae, a single window of DNA contains:
- a CDS encoding HupE/UreJ family protein codes for MSTFKAYFLEGLDHILDINGYDHILFVLALAVIYLMRDWRKVLILITAFTIGHSITLALSTLDYVKINPELIEFLIPVTIFITAFANLFKKERDLKSTGKMQLNYIFALLFGLIHGLGFSNYLKAILGKNSSIVMELLAFNVGLEVGQIIIVLVFLVLSFIFIDLFGMKRRDWVLIVSSAIAGIAVTIMMETKFW; via the coding sequence ATGTCAACTTTTAAAGCCTACTTTCTAGAAGGACTTGATCACATATTAGATATTAACGGATACGATCACATTTTATTCGTTTTGGCACTAGCGGTAATTTATTTAATGCGCGATTGGCGAAAGGTTTTAATCTTAATAACTGCCTTTACAATTGGACATTCCATTACACTGGCATTATCCACCTTAGATTATGTAAAAATAAATCCTGAATTAATAGAGTTTTTGATCCCAGTGACGATTTTTATAACTGCTTTCGCAAATCTTTTTAAGAAAGAACGAGATTTAAAAAGCACTGGAAAAATGCAATTGAATTATATTTTTGCTTTGCTTTTTGGGTTGATTCACGGATTAGGTTTTAGCAATTACCTGAAAGCAATCTTAGGAAAAAACAGTTCGATTGTCATGGAGTTGTTAGCATTCAATGTGGGATTAGAAGTTGGTCAAATCATTATAGTACTGGTCTTCTTGGTTTTATCTTTTATCTTTATAGACCTTTTTGGCATGAAAAGAAGAGATTGGGTGCTGATTGTTTCCAGCGCCATAGCGGGAATAGCCGTTACAATTATGATGGAAACAAAATTTTGGTAA